The genomic DNA CCttaattgataaattttgTTACAAAATTTGTTGTTATATCTCCTTATTTGAGGCAAATTTAATTAACGCTAATAATACTAATTAGCGacttttattaattgttaCTAACTTGCCCCTATAGACCCAAAACAAGACATGCAAATAAGGCAATTTACTCATTTGCCTCTTAAACATTTAGAGGCAAGTGATGAAATTTTAGAAACAAATTTCACTGTCTCTAATCCAAGCTTTTCTTATAGCGAGTATTGCAAGTTTAATTGTACGGATATATGCAATGTTATGTAAACTTTTAGAgaattcatataaaattatacaGATCTGTGCTAAAGAATGATGTAGTTGAACCATTTTCATGTAACCATCTTCaatacatacataaatatataaaatcacAAGATCACCCATCAAGGGATCGAAAGGCCGTAGAAAGTCGGCAGGTACCCGATCATAAGGGAAGGGAAAAGGGGATTTGAAAAGAGATTTATGATAGTGAGGTTGTGGGGTTTGATAGAGGAACTAGCTAATGGAGCATGCATGATAGTGATCCAAGGCATATATAATAAGGTAGGAACAtcatataatatgaaaataatttgtaattttctatctcatggttttatatatatatatatatatatatatacacacacacgtGATAGCTACCTTTAAGTTTGTATATATCTGGTCAATTACACAAGTActcacatttatatatatgcagagtTACTGCAAGTTATGCATTTTGTTCCCCGATCAATAAGGATCCTCGTTTGCAACGGATCGTGATATTTAGGCAAACTAACAATTAAAGGAGAGTGACCATTGATGTGAAATCGCATCATGGATATGTGGTCTCTCGATCgatcttaaataataaattgaagCATGCAATATTTGTTTCGGTAGACTAACAATTTATTAATGCATATAGTTTGTGCTAACCATCATCCTAATCTGAGTGAAAGGGCGCTCCTTAGAGGGCCTTTGTGTTAAGAGAAGAGTGAGTCAAAGCCCAAAAGTACGAAAAGTCAAAGCCCAGGTGGTCGAGCATATTCGTTCGTAAACGTCGAGGGAACGATCCGACACCGAAAGCATCATGTATTATTATCTTCTCTTATCCACAtcgagcgagagagagaggacgcGATCCAATTCCATACATCATCCTCTCCCTCTCAGTCCCTTCCTCTGTCatcatcatctctctctctctctctgttacCCAAAGGCAAAACCttatcctctctctctctctctctctccccctctctctttcgACTGCAGAGAAAGAACCAACTGAAGGAGATTTCTTTTATGTCTCTGAAGCTCTGCTGAAACTTCCATGGCAGCAGCAATCGTATCCTGCCACTCCCAATGCTGCTCTTCCACCCTGGTAAGCTCGAGACGCCTTAGCCCCAGAATACCCACCAACTATTTGAGCTGCTTGAGGACAGAGAGCCCCAATGCTGCGGTTTCCCCTCGGCGGTTTGGCCCGAGATGTTCTTCCGGCAGTAACAAGAAATGGCAGCCGGGGAATCAAGAGGTGGGTCGGTTGCCAAGTACTCAGAAAAGGGCGGTTTCACTTCAAAGTTTTGTGCTTTGACTGTCGTGAAGTAGCTTAGTGAGTGTGGAGGATGAAGGCAAGATATTGCccaattgaaaatgaaagcaAAGCTGTGACCTTGATGGGTTTGTTCGgctttctatttatatatagacaaAGACAAGCAATATGTAGATACCTCGAAAATCGAAATATTGCTTTCGCTGCTATTTTTGGTCCTGCCGAGAAGTGTGCAGTCCAATATTGATAGCTCTGTCACATTTCTTCTTCGAGTTCTGAAATTGATGTGTATGGATCATTAACGAGTTTACGATTGGTTTTGTCCAGAAAGGAGGCTTGTCCTCCCTAAAAGAGTGTGCGATTTCCTTGGCGTTGGCTGTTGGGCTGGTTGCCGGAGACCCCTCATTGAGTCCCTCTACTGGCATCGCTTATGCTGCTGCTCCTGCTTTGCCTGATCTTGCAGTTCTGATATCGGGCCCGCCGATCAAAGACCCCGAGGCATTGCTGAGGTATGCACTCCCCATCAACAATAAAGCCATCAGGGAAGTTCAGAAGCCGCTCGAGGATATCACGGACAGTCTCAAGGTGGCTGGGCTGAAGGCACTCGATTCCGTGGAGAGAGTAAGTTACGACGGTGCCTCCTTTCAGTATCAGAAATTAATGGAAGTGTTTTAGTCCTCTTTTCCATTCGTTTAAtaatggaagaaaaagaaagagagcttaatGTGTATCTCTTATTGGAATGACAGAATGTGAGGCAAGCATCACGAGCCCTAAAGCAGGGCAAGAGCTTGATTTTAGCTGGCCTGGCAGAGTCAAAGAAGGACCATGGGGTGCAGTTGCTCGAGAAGTTGGAAGCAGGAATGGATGAGCTTCAGCAGATTGTCGAGGACAGGAATCGAGATGCTGTGGCTCCTAAACAGAAGGAGCTTCTTCAGTATGTTGGAGGGTCAGTTTTCTGAGAACATTTACAAATTTTCTGGCATGAATAAGTCGTAGGTATTAATCTTGGATCTGCCCAATTAGAAGAAAGCCAGCAAGCCTTAGGCAACTGCTCCTATGACGTTCCTTGATATATGGATATTATGCGGGAAAGAATTCACTCGTGCTGGTGGAGTTCGGAAAACTAGTTGAactatgaattatatttttgggATGAGGAACTATGGATTACATTATCTAAATGGAATAGGATACGTGCAAGCAAAGTAAGTTTTTATCCAAGCTACCACTGAATCTAAAATCCACGTTTCCAATATGTGATTGCTGTTATGAGTAGATGAACATAGAGCATTTTCATTCACAAGTAGGGATTCCATTTTCATGTGAGAGAGCTATGGTAGAAGTAAGCTACTCCTTGTCAAATAGAGAGAAGGAAATTTGATGTTCAAGGGGTAAATTTTTCTCATAGATACCCTTGTCATTGACTGCAGCTGAGATCTTGCTGGGGCATTCGGTTTCTGCAGTGTTGAAGAGGATATGGTGGAAGGCTTCCCGTATGAAGTCCCTGAAGAATATCGGAGTATGCCTCTTCTCAAAGGGAGAGCAACTGTTGATATGAAGGTCAAAGTCAAAGACAACCCTAACCTCGAGGAGTGCGTCTTCCGTATAGTTTTGGATGGCTACAATGCCCCTGTGACTGCTGGGAACTTTGTGGACTTGGTCGAGAGGCACTTTTACGATGGTATGGAAATTCAGAGAGGTAAGATGGATCCAGATCTGTATGCTGATAAATTTTCCTTCCACGTCAATCTTGCTGTTGTGGCTTATTGAAGATACTGTTAATATCTTTGCAGCGGACGGCTTTGTTGTTCAAACTGGAGACCCAGAGGGTCCGGCCGAGGGTTTTATCGATCCTAGCACAGAGAAGCCTCGGACAATACCTCTAGAAATTATGGTCGATGGGGAGAAAGAACCAGTTTATGGGGCCACCTTGGAGGTATCTCTTCTTCTCATGAGAGAAAACCGTTTGCATAAACTTTTCTTATTTGTTTTCTCATATCTAACACCCCGACTAAtaacttatttatttacagGAGCTTGGTCTATACAAGGCTCAGACAAAGCTTCCATTCAATGCGTTCGGAACAATGGCAATGGCTCGAGATGTAAGACAAGATCCATGGTTTTACTCCTCGTCTTTTTCATGTTTCGATCCTTTTGCTTTTCATGTTTAAATTGGGAGAAACATTTGTGTTTCCATTTTGTTTTTTGCGTAAggtaagaaaatataaaagggaaGAAAGCATGTTGGCTGCATTTTATCGGTGTAGGGGGATGGTAGCCGTCCCGTGAAATAAACCTTAcgaaaattttctcatttcttCGTTTTTTCTAGATTAGAAGATTGACAAGCGAATACAGCTCCCATAATCAAGATATTCCgaataattattttgtggCTTTGTTtggaaattataaaatattccGAATACGCTCTCATTTCTGTTGCTTTTTCCTATGCAGGAGTTTGAGGACAACTCTGCATCAAGCCAAGTATTTTGGCTTCTAAAAGAAAGTGAGCTGACTCCTAGCAACGCGAATATATTGGATGGGCGATATGCCGTCTTCGGTTACGTGACGGAGAATGAGGATTATCTTGCGGATCTTAAGGTTGGTGATGTTATAGAATCCATGCAAGTGGTCTCTGGCCTCGACAATCTCGCTAACCCGAGTTACAAGATCGCCGGGTAGACAGTTTCTTGATTCGGTGTATACGCTGACTCAGATGAAGAGTTATCTTTTGTATTTCGATCTAATGTTTGTCCGTGATTCTTTTCCTTGTAATTGAGGTCAAGTGTTCGAGACGACGATGTATTCTTTTGTAATGTTGAATTTAACAAATCCTATGATGGAAAGTTCATAAATTTCAATCTCCAGTCTCAGTTTGAACAAATTTTGGCAATTTCACATATGTCAAATTTGCCGAGCAAATCAAGTTCTGAAAGAACTGACCGAATCAAGTGCTGAAAATTATTAGTACTGACCAAATCAAGTGCTGAAAATTAGTACCGAATACAACGaagcatatgacagaagaTTTGCAACTTTCGAGTCCAGATTTGCGATATACCCcataatatattgaaaaaagagaagaggCTAATAAATAATACACAAAACTCCCAAGAAGAGTTTACATCCTCAATCCAATTACTCTCAGCACCCACTTCTGCCATTCGAATTCCTTTCTTAATTGTATATAGTTACACAAATCTTTGACCCCGAACATCTCTGATAATTCTCACACCATCCCGGGGCCCCTACCATGCACGAGCGTCATGGCCCTCGGCACCTTCGGAAACAGAGGCAGCTCTGCTGCTGATCGAGAGGGATCATTCCTCCACCCTTTGATGTGTCAATCGCCTCCAGCATTGTCACCACCTCATCCATTTCAGGTCGCTTGTCGGGATTTGCATCCCAGCACCGCTTCATTACATTTGCAAGAGAGCTTGGGCAACATCTAGGGATCTCTGGTCTCAAATTCtgccaaaagaaaattttccaaatgTTAAAACAAACTTGTATTAGCTAAAGATTGACTTAACATCAGCTCACGTGATTTCCCCCCTGATCAGTGATCAGAACCAATTCTCGAGAAACTACAGAGACATTTCAAACTTTCATCTGATCGATATTGTGAAAACTGGTTTCTTCGGTGAAGTTCAGTTTACGGTCAATTTCACCTGACCCCCTAGTTTTCACATGCTGCTAGCAAGGTCAAATATAACTAACCTGACGGACAACAGCAGAGGTGACTTCCGAGAAGCTGAGGTCAGGATAAGGCATATCGCAGCAGTAAATTTCCCACAAGCAAATACCAAAGCTGTAAACATCGCACTTCCTGTTATAAGGGCTTCCATTGAGAACCTGAGCACGAAAAATCATGATCAGTTGGTATAATGCTAGATTGGATATATCTTAGCCTACTGCCAAATGGGAATCCCATGAACATTTTGTAGTAAATaatctttgttttcttttttcgataaATAAGCTTTATTTTCTATACCTCTGGAGCCATGTAACCAAGAGTTCCGGTCTCACCGGTCATATCATGAGGGTTTGAAGCCTCGATGCGAGCAACACCGAAATCGGCTATTTTCACTGTGCGTGTCTTGTCCAAAAGCATGTTCTCAGTCTTCACATCTCTGTGGACGATCTTCTGTGAGTGAAGGTAGCTCAATCTACAGAGAAAGCAGAAAACAATTCAGTGAGAAAATGTCCTTTAGATTTCACAAACTTATAATTCAAACAATTCCGGTTCTATGAGAAGATATGAGAGGTCAACCCTCGAGCAAGATCAAGTGCCAACTGAACGACCACTTTGAAAGCAAGCTTCCGCCTCCGGTTCTTAATGAGGTACGACTTAAGAGCCCCGCCAGGACAATATTCAACAACAACGCAGCAGACATTACTGGGCATGCCGATGTGGCCATTCTCTGTCTGTATGTTCAGATCCGATGATCCCATGGTCGCACCTATGAACTGGTAAACCAAATGACAATGTATTAGTTCATCAGAAAGACACTAATTGTCTAATAACATGGAACAATGTCTGTTGGCATTGATAGTTCAATCACACACTGATACATTTTAGCAACATCGTTAGACGGTCACAGTGCAGCATTCaatgataatatattataattccGGAAATGCaaaatgaaatggaaatgTTTCTGAAGAAAAGTTATAACAGAAGAGTAACTTAATAGAGCCAGCAGAAGGGTCAGAGGATCTCAATAATGAGGAAATTTAGGACACTGGAGTTataaaaattggaaataaaaccttacattTGTTACATTAGGATGGTCCAACTTGTGCCAGACAGCAACTTCCTGGGTGAAAGCTGCTCTAAGTGAAGCTATTTCAGCCTCCGTGCGGTGGCCCTCTTCCCCCCAGTCAAGAAGCTTAACTGTGAGATATCACAAAGCCAATTGTGTAACAATTTTTccccaaaaaataaaggaacTTGCGATTAACACGAGATGTCACATCGTTAGACGGAGCAGTAAACATcagattaaaaagaaaaaagtgttTGAAATCGGGTGAATCAAGATAAGGCTCATTAATGTGGTCAAATGAAAGttataaattttcataaaacaaTAGTTGGTTAGTTGAGATAAGCATATCCATTTGCCAATCTTAGGAGCCAGCCCGCCTGACAAGGCAACCATTTCAAGCTCAATCGCCTTTACTTTTCAGCCCCCTTTTATAACagattataataaataagaccACATTAAAGTTAGGAAAAAAGATGAGAAATTTTGTGAAATAAATGCGACTAACTGCCTGACTCAACCGAAACCCGTGAGTCACAGATGCAAAAGAATCAACCATACCCTACTCACATGGACAACAAGAAAGAAACCCATCAGCAACATGAGCTATCAACAGGCGAGAATGGTGAGTGTTCACACTGAGAAAGTCGGAAAAACTACGAAAAACGACTACAATCATCGATTGAACCAGCTTATACAGTTCTGCAGAAATGGATAGACAATAAAAGTCTAGTTGATGATGGAACAGCCTTGAACAATAAGTCAGTGAACTTATGCAAGAAATTGCAGTCAGCATTATCAGGGAGCTGTATGAGGTTCTTTTTACATGTTGTTATCTAATCAAACATTGCAAGGATCCACCTTGCGATCACCGGAAGAAACCCAAAGTTCATAATTTTCCGACTTAATGCAGTGTTGTGCCACTCCACTTGAAAACTCATACGATGAATTTGAGGAAATATGTTTTACTTTCAGATAAATGGAGCAGAACCATCAAATGGGTTCCTTCCCAAAGAACACTGAATAATGCACAGAGAGAAACAGACATGAACCGCATGAAATGTACGGATGAACCAATGGAAATGGACGGAGCATTACGTAAAGGAGgcatcttgacaaacagaagACATGCAAAGTTTGGTTCTTTGTTTACCGGCGACGTCTTGGCCGTCGTAAACGCCGCGGTGGACGGTGCCAAAGGTGCCGCGGGCGATGACGGACTTGATGATGAGCTTGGAGGGGTCGATCTCCCACTCCTGGCGGGTAGCAGGGCCCTGCCTCCGGCCGGGTTCGCGGCTGTACTCGTCCTTGTAAGCGCTGCTGCTATAATTGTAGGAGGCGATGGCGGTGGTAGTGGCGGCGGCTGGGGAGGAGGggttcttgttcttctccatGGTCCATGCCCGGCTCAAATGCCGCTGAAGCTGCTCGTCCAAGCTCTTCAGATCTATCTGATCAGCCCTCACATACCCACCTCCGCCTCCTCCACTCTCACCTCCCTTCTCCTTCATCCCTGTCTCTGTCTCAGAGCTCAGTTCCACTCTCAAAAGCTCCGAGTGTGCTCAGTGAGCGCAACGGCTCAGTCAGTCAGGGGAGACTCTGGTTCTGTTGTCGGGCTTGGGCTTCTCAGTAAAACCGTTGCCCGAGAGAGACACACACCGACCGACAGAGACCTTACAGTGGGAGAgctgatgatgaagaagacgaTGATTAAACTGATGGGGGGCGAGCCGTCgtcgtcgtcttcttcttcttcaactccaacTGCTGCTGCTTTatgactctctctctctctctctctctctcgctcgtGCTATTCGTTGTCTGTGTATTtcatctgctgctgctgtagtgttgctgttgctgctgcttCATTGTCATCTTCATCTGCTTCGTCTTCCCCATATCTCCATCATCCATGTGGGCACATGGATTTTGCCTGAGCACGACGTGTGTTTCTGACCCACACACACAGCCCACAGTCGACAGTggacctctctctctctctctctctctctcccgtGTTTCTTGTTATTTTGTGGCAAAGAAAAGGTACCGTTCACGGTCAAtgtaccttttcttttcctttccatatatatatatatatatatatatatatcatatatggaTGAATGACTCCATGctttttctttgctttttgCCTTTTCGGGGATTAATTATATCACTCGATGTTCTTCGACCGTGAATGAtgtaatacttttttttatcgatGGGCTGATGCTGCTTCACTTCTCCTACTGTAAGTGCACGCATTTTATCTCTGGTTCACCAGAGTGATCAAGGTCATCGTGTCTATATAATGGATCGCTTTGCCGAGTTCAAGTAAGAAgggttatatatattgatgttgTATGCTCGAGTGTTGCATCACAATCAAAGTGCGTATAACTAATAAACGATGCGTTATAATAATCATGTATTATTGTATGTCAATAGATTAGAGAGAGCTTTCACGCGACAAATCagtcatacatatatatatatatatatatatgaagtatCAATAATTAGAACCGTGCATTCTGTGCGTTAAAGACAGATAACTCTATAAATGTTTTATGACCGCGAGCTAGAATCAACAGCGGTCAACAAAACAAACTCGCTGCGATATCGAATGAGGATTCTTAATTCGGAGTAGCCACTAGCGATACACCCTCAcattaaaattatttgtagATTAGATGAGTCGCTTAGCTACTGAACTAATTTGTACGATCCCTGGTAAAGAACGTGGAGAGGAGGAATAGCGAGACAAATATTAACGCCAGGAGTAGCGGAGTTGGCATAATTACGCATCCCTCTGTCGAAATATTGCAGGAAGAGATGGGATCAAACAAAAAATGAGTGCTGTATCGATCGAGGATGGCTAGCTTTTATCGATTGGAGTCGGGTTTGTTCTAAGGGATTAGCTCCATGTACTTGCTGTAAACAATTAACTCTGTTGGTTGTGGTGTGAATCCAGGATCCGCTCCGCCCCGACATATCACCCGCCCCGAGATGGACGACACACCAGTAGCCCGAGCTGGTGAAGTTAAAGGAGCGTGCAACGGTTCATAATCACTGATGGGATTACGTACTTGGGGCAATCAGACGTTCTGCTTTTGTATATGGTGCAGGCAGCTGTATTTTTGGATAGTTCGGGCTGACTAGTAGCGGTATGCTACTACCAATGGGCAGGCACTGGCTGCACCTGCTCATGATATTACTTTTTGGAACGGATTCACTGCTCTTGCCGGAAAGTTTGCTTTTCTAGTTAGGATGAGATCCTCCAAATATATATTGCTCAACCAATCAAATTCCGATCACAACTCTCAAGTTCTAAAGAGTTTTGAGGTATAGTTGCCGCACCGACTCGACGGACTTCGCGATTTATATTGGATTAACTTTAGGTGCAGATAATAGAAAAAGATTGATGCAGCTAACTCGAGCCTATAGGATCTGGCCTGTCGGTCCATCCATTTGATCCCGGTCTTACCTGAGACTCCACTGCACGCCCTAGGGGAATCGTGATCTTTGCATATGATCTTCGAGGCGTGTTAATCTCAAAGTCGATCCGGTGATCCATCCAAGCAGGGTTCCATCCTCTTTCTATATATACTCATTCGAGTAGTGTAAATTACATTCCATCCCCTATCACTTTCCATTTCGGTTTATCGCATTAATGCGAAGGAACTCCGATTTTAGTAATTGCAAGCTCAATCGTATATGCACCGACGTTAGTTAGTTCCCCCGACAAGCCCGTGCCTGCTACATACATGGAATATGTCAAGTTGtacaatcatatatatatggccCCGGACCCACTTCATCGTATTGTTTATTGCGCCATTTCTGGCATTGGAATAAAtatgagaagaaaaagaaaaaaaagaagaagaagaaggaaaaatattaattcatgAGACAAAAGTCGagctaaataaaaaaaattaaaatgatatgCATTAGGGATACTGTAATTACTTTTGGCATTCcattaattctttttccttctcaaGAGATCAAAGCcacttcttttttaattattaacaataaaaaaactaaaaatggcGTATAGTATATAAAGGCACGCATGTCGTTaatccaaactaaaaaactatAGATTAGATTGATAATGAGATTTGTTGTgcctatattttcttttttccattatTATACCTCTTTGGCACTccttatataaaaaataaaaagggggggggggggggggggggggggggggggaaagGGCCATatcaaccaaaaaaattgaaaagggcATACGATAATAAAATGCACACTCAATGGATAAGTCATCTGAGGAAGGCAAAGCCCATTAAACATACGCTTATAGATTATTCTCTCGTCGCATGCATACAGATCAAATTACGTGGAACCATAAGTGAGGCGAAAGGCCCAAATTTGAGCAAATGAGAGATACAGAAAAAGCCCTCAACTTTGGCTGCTCGAAGATTTGGTTCGTCAGTGATGCTCTCTTAATAGTAATCCCTAGAACATCCCCTGGGAAATTAGGAATATCGATCTAGATATTTCAGACttcctttcttatttttcagATTGGCGATATAGTTGAGTCCCCGAACTTTGAACCCTCAAGCACATGATCTATCCCTCTTCGGTAATAGataaatttttgtttcactttcAGTGTTTGAGGGTCTCCTCTGTGTTGCcgattaataaatattaatgatgtgtaatcagaaaaaaaaaaaaacaaacaaaaaaaagatacaGAAAAGCCATGTCTTGCCCTAAAATAAATGTTCGTAGGGTCATTTTAGTTGCATGCATGCGTCCCTTCAATTTAGTACGTACTGCCCCTGGTATGTACTCCTTTCGTGTACAAAATGTGCTTTCAAAAACAAATAATGTCGCAACATTGGTGAGTTGCGTTAACCAAATTTTTCTTCAGAAAAGTAAATCCTTGTCGTTCATGTTTGCTTTTTTAGGCATATTGTACGAGATTAttctttcattaattattacaTCATCGACCTGTATTATCTCATGTATGTTAGAATCAATCTCTAACCGCGTCAACAGGGGACATCAGGCACACAGATACACAAAAGCAAAaagtaacattttttttcGCGAAtatgctcttttaaaataggaaaaaaaagacaaaaagacAAAACTTCTATTGTGATTTGGGATTGAGACAAATCGCATcatgttcttttatttatgACAATTAGCCGTCTGTGGTTTGTTCTGTCAGGCATAGGGGATTacggcgttaattttttttttcattttcagttctCAATTTTAACACTTTAATCACtttgattataaatttttttcttttatcatttagatcataaacttttcattttgtttcattttagtctaACAAAGGAAATTCATAAGGGAATCAGGGTCGGGGtcgccaatcggcgacctcGATGGAGTGGTCGTGGTCATCGATTGGCGGCCATGACCACGAATCGACCGGGGTCCTTCGAGTTGGAGTCCCAGGTCCATTCGAGGTTGGGCCCACCAATCGGCGACCTTGAcacctccaccgaggtcgttGGTGCCCATAGAGGTTGCCAGCGACCAAGGTGGAGGGGTCGAGGTAGCCGATTGGGGGCCCCGATCCCGATTCCCTTTCGATTTCTTTTGTTgaactaaaatgaaataaaatgaaaagtttatgataggaatgataaaaaaaattataatcaaaatgaaaatgttaACCCCTATATCTGACAGAGCAAACCACGTGTGGCTAATTGTCCCAAATAAAAGGACATGGTGCGATTTGTCCCAACTCCAAATTACAATggggtttttgtcttttttccctttaaaatATTATGCCATTAAATCCTttaacaatatataattaatggtTGAGGTTTTTATGctaatattctttttctaaCATATACGCTTCAggtggcaaaaaaaaaaaggcttcaGGAGCGAGGCTTTTAGGAGAAATTATTAGGTGGTGTTAGTCCGCCAAGTCATCAATGAATTAAGTTGTTAATTGATTGACATGTGTACCACTTGTCCTaccaaatatttttaaaaaacccACATTTTCGCTCTTTTCAAGATTGGGCTAATTCCTCTGCCACTTCCTTTTCCCTGCTCTCCTCCTCACAAATTCCCGACTCCTCTCTCTCGCTGGCGACTTCACGTTTGACCTATGCAATCTCCCTCTCGCCAGtttctctctcctttctttcttctttttcctcagTCCGCGCCTGTCCCTTATCCATATATCAATAACAATTTTATTCGACAAAATAAAGGTTTCGAGTTCGACCCATCATCTAACCAAGATAGAGGAAGCAGTGTTAGGATTTGGGACTTTGAGGGAAAATGACCGGCTTAGCTCAGGGAGGAGAGACGATCTTCATTCCTTGCGAAGTGCGTGCACCTGAAGTCATCCCAAACCCTTGACCCTCGAGCTTTGAATCAATCCTCAACGAAAAACTTCGATCTTTACACTTTATAATGTTTTGTATCTTATTCATAAAATTTGCTGAAATTCCGATAATCTCGTGTGACCTACGGCACCATTTTAGAGTTTGATGTTTGATTTATCATTTCGTTTCCTTTTGTTGCCATCGGCCAGATGGAGACTGGAAGGGAGGAGCCGAGGACATGGCTCTATGGAGGAGGAGAGCAGGGAAAAAGGACAGAGACTGAGAGGAGGAGAATAGGGATAATCGAATTTGggcaaaatttgaaaagaacaaaaattggggcttttttgaaatatttggcGAGATCAGATATACACGTGTTAGCAAGCTAATAATTTAGTTCATTGATGATGCGATGAACTGAGTTCAACTAATAATTTCTCCACTTTTAGTTTGATGTATAAGATGGTTTCCTTGTaagtatctttttttttttgtgatgaTCAATGAAATTAACCacttatcttttaaaaaaaaaatcatggagGACAGGGCCTAGCTTGTTCCATAAAATTCGGCTATTTTAtcataactttttattttgttaaattttttttctcgttttagttaccgaattttttttcttcttttattatgaTTCCCTTCCCtcgtaaaatattttattgtaataaGATTGAGATTCTTCAAAATTTCATTGTGCTCGCGTGGGGACGGAGGCAATGTTCGCTCCATTCCTCAAAATATATAGATGACCAAACTAACCATTACAATGTTTGATACATAAACATCCAACATCCACC from Punica granatum isolate Tunisia-2019 chromosome 2, ASM765513v2, whole genome shotgun sequence includes the following:
- the LOC116196455 gene encoding peptidyl-prolyl cis-trans isomerase CYP38, chloroplastic → MAAAIVSCHSQCCSSTLVSSRRLSPRIPTNYLSCLRTESPNAAVSPRRFGPRCSSGSNKKWQPGNQEKGGLSSLKECAISLALAVGLVAGDPSLSPSTGIAYAAAPALPDLAVLISGPPIKDPEALLRYALPINNKAIREVQKPLEDITDSLKVAGLKALDSVERNVRQASRALKQGKSLILAGLAESKKDHGVQLLEKLEAGMDELQQIVEDRNRDAVAPKQKELLQYVGGVEEDMVEGFPYEVPEEYRSMPLLKGRATVDMKVKVKDNPNLEECVFRIVLDGYNAPVTAGNFVDLVERHFYDGMEIQRADGFVVQTGDPEGPAEGFIDPSTEKPRTIPLEIMVDGEKEPVYGATLEELGLYKAQTKLPFNAFGTMAMARDEFEDNSASSQVFWLLKESELTPSNANILDGRYAVFGYVTENEDYLADLKVGDVIESMQVVSGLDNLANPSYKIAG
- the LOC116196456 gene encoding serine/threonine-protein kinase STY13; this encodes MKEKGGESGGGGGGYVRADQIDLKSLDEQLQRHLSRAWTMEKNKNPSSPAAATTTAIASYNYSSSAYKDEYSREPGRRQGPATRQEWEIDPSKLIIKSVIARGTFGTVHRGVYDGQDVAVKLLDWGEEGHRTEAEIASLRAAFTQEVAVWHKLDHPNVTNFIGATMGSSDLNIQTENGHIGMPSNVCCVVVEYCPGGALKSYLIKNRRRKLAFKVVVQLALDLARGLSYLHSQKIVHRDVKTENMLLDKTRTVKIADFGVARIEASNPHDMTGETGTLGYMAPEVLNGSPYNRKCDVYSFGICLWEIYCCDMPYPDLSFSEVTSAVVRQNLRPEIPRCCPSSLANVMKRCWDANPDKRPEMDEVVTMLEAIDTSKGGGMIPLDQQQSCLCFRRCRGP